In the genome of Acidobacteriota bacterium, one region contains:
- a CDS encoding oxidoreductase, which yields MKHRIRLTLLGCLVALGCAATSLLFHARAQQKSTGKAMSDIRLMTLDPGHFHAALVQKEPLTDVSPIVHVYAPLGFDLYEHLKRINGFNTRAANPTQWQLEIHTGGDPLARMLREKPGNVVVIAGRNAGKIDRIKASVEGGINALVDKPWIINAGEFPKLEATLNTAEAKRLIAYDIMTERSEITTILQRELINDAGIFGTMQKGSESDPAIYMESLHHLYKVVSGAVNVRPAWFFDVKQQGEGVSDVGVHLVDLVQWMVFPEQALDYRKDVNVLSGKRWPTVIPKDDFKRVTGEANFPAFLAPNVKDDKLEYFCNGSLTYALRGVHAKLDVIWNYEAPAGSGDTHVAWFKGTKARIEVRQAQQHTIQVIPNNAADKAAIWAALQKKVAALQAKYPGVAAVDEGDKLRVTFPDKYRDGHEAHFGQVATRFFSYMRDPQTLPAWEKANMLAKYYTTTKGLELGYRATTAGK from the coding sequence ATGAAACATAGAATTCGATTGACTCTCCTTGGTTGTCTTGTTGCGTTGGGCTGCGCGGCGACGTCGCTGCTTTTCCACGCCCGCGCGCAGCAAAAATCCACTGGCAAAGCTATGTCTGACATCCGCCTGATGACGCTCGACCCGGGACACTTCCACGCGGCGCTCGTGCAAAAAGAACCCCTCACCGATGTTTCCCCAATCGTGCACGTTTATGCGCCGCTGGGGTTTGATCTCTACGAACATCTCAAACGCATCAATGGCTTCAATACGCGGGCGGCCAACCCGACGCAGTGGCAGTTAGAGATTCACACCGGCGGCGACCCGCTGGCGCGTATGCTGCGCGAAAAGCCGGGTAACGTCGTCGTCATCGCCGGACGCAATGCCGGCAAGATTGATCGCATCAAAGCGAGTGTCGAAGGCGGTATCAATGCGCTGGTAGACAAACCGTGGATCATCAATGCGGGCGAGTTTCCCAAGCTGGAAGCCACGCTGAATACGGCTGAGGCAAAGCGGCTGATTGCTTACGACATCATGACCGAACGGTCAGAGATCACGACGATCCTGCAACGCGAATTGATCAATGATGCGGGCATTTTCGGCACGATGCAGAAAGGCTCCGAAAGTGATCCGGCCATTTATATGGAAAGCCTGCATCACCTTTACAAAGTCGTGTCGGGCGCGGTCAACGTTCGTCCGGCCTGGTTCTTTGACGTAAAGCAGCAAGGCGAAGGCGTATCTGACGTGGGCGTGCATCTGGTGGATTTGGTGCAATGGATGGTGTTTCCCGAACAGGCGCTCGACTATCGCAAAGACGTCAACGTGCTCAGCGGCAAACGCTGGCCGACGGTGATTCCCAAGGATGATTTCAAGCGCGTGACGGGCGAGGCGAACTTCCCGGCTTTTCTTGCGCCGAATGTGAAAGACGACAAGCTGGAGTATTTCTGCAACGGTTCGCTGACCTACGCGCTGCGCGGTGTGCACGCCAAGCTGGATGTGATCTGGAATTACGAAGCCCCTGCTGGAAGCGGCGATACGCATGTGGCTTGGTTCAAGGGCACCAAGGCGCGTATCGAAGTGCGGCAAGCGCAACAGCACACGATTCAGGTGATCCCGAATAACGCGGCGGACAAAGCGGCGATCTGGGCTGCGCTGCAAAAGAAAGTCGCGGCGCTACAAGCCAAGTATCCGGGCGTGGCGGCGGTGGACGAAGGCGACAAATTGCGTGTGACCTTCCCCGACAAATACCGCGATGGACACGAAGCGCACTTCGGACAGGTGGCGACGCGCTTCTTTAGCTATATGCGCGACCCGCAAACGCTGCCCGCGTGGGAGAAGGCCAATATGCTGGCCAAGTACTACACGACGACAAAAGGGTTGGAGTTGGGCTATCGCGCGACCACGGCGGGAAAGTAA
- a CDS encoding YkgJ family cysteine cluster protein, with protein MAKKELPVLQANGSSKAKTPRLKYDCTKCVAYCCTYDWIRVNKADIQRLAKGFGLSYEEAERKFTKFVPEYEGGQRVLRHRKDTIYKSACRFLDQTERRCTAYEHRPRTCREHPEESRCGYYDFLMWEREHQDDPDFIPLQR; from the coding sequence ATGGCTAAAAAAGAACTCCCTGTCTTGCAGGCCAACGGGTCGAGCAAGGCCAAAACACCGCGTTTGAAATACGACTGCACGAAATGCGTGGCCTATTGCTGCACCTACGACTGGATTCGCGTCAACAAGGCCGACATTCAGCGGCTGGCAAAAGGCTTCGGCCTGAGCTACGAAGAGGCCGAGCGCAAGTTTACGAAGTTCGTGCCGGAATACGAAGGTGGGCAGCGCGTGTTGCGCCACCGCAAGGACACTATCTATAAAAGCGCTTGCCGTTTTCTGGATCAGACGGAACGGCGTTGCACGGCGTATGAACACCGCCCACGCACCTGCCGCGAACATCCTGAAGAGAGCCGCTGCGGGTATTACGACTTCCTGATGTGGGAACGCGAGCACCAGGATGATCCCGACTTTATTCCGTTACAGCGGTAA
- a CDS encoding FdhF/YdeP family oxidoreductase codes for MSKPGWNPKHWAGFAPNGLGQVKPNHYLDMAKIVWRNRDQLPYAWRILSQGVCDGCALGTSGLHDYTMDGVHLCMVRLELLRLNTMPALDVRVLEDADKLSQMTAAELRELGRLPYPMLRRRGARGFTRVTWDEALQLAASKVAETDPKRLALYVTSRGLTNEAYYVAQKVARFLGTNNVDNSARICHAPSTVAMKQALGVAASTVSYKDWIGTDLLVFFGSNTPNNQPVTTKYIYYAKQQGTRVAVVNPYREPGLERYWVPSVAESALFGTKLADEFFQVHTGGDRTFIAGVLKHLIENEWTNEAFINTHTNGFAELKAKLRAYDWKLLEAAAGIARAEMLRFARLLAEAKTAIFVWSMGITQHADGVANVRAIVDLALARGFIGQPHSGLVPIRGHSGVQGGAEVGCVPNQFAMGTAADAAGAAHMRTVWGFDPPTTKGLNAVQMIEAAHAGELDWFYQSGGNFLETLPEPDFVRTALTRVPLRVHQDIVLSPQMFVEPRETVLLLPARTRYEQSGGGTETTTERRILFSPEIPGRRIGEAKNEWEIPMLIAERAHPARAHLIHFTDGQAIRNEIARAVPAYTGIETLQTTGDQVQWGGARLCESEQGQPAFATADGRAQFSVLELAAETPAGKLRLSTRRGKQFNSMVQSARDPLNGAHRNDVLMNADDARRLGLKEGDAIRLHNESGELRGRCRLAPIAPGNVQVHWPEGNVLLKRGVCDPECGIPDFNALVEVERLA; via the coding sequence ATGAGCAAACCCGGTTGGAACCCCAAACACTGGGCCGGCTTCGCCCCCAACGGCCTCGGCCAGGTGAAGCCGAATCACTATCTCGATATGGCGAAGATCGTCTGGCGCAACCGCGATCAACTGCCGTATGCCTGGCGCATCCTCTCGCAAGGCGTTTGCGACGGTTGCGCGTTGGGCACCAGCGGCTTGCACGATTACACGATGGACGGCGTGCACTTGTGCATGGTGCGGCTGGAATTGCTGCGGCTGAACACCATGCCTGCACTTGATGTGCGCGTGTTGGAAGACGCCGACAAGTTGTCGCAAATGACAGCGGCGGAATTGCGCGAACTGGGCCGCCTGCCGTATCCGATGTTGCGGCGGCGTGGCGCACGCGGCTTCACGCGCGTGACGTGGGATGAAGCGTTGCAACTAGCGGCCAGCAAAGTGGCCGAAACCGATCCCAAACGCCTCGCCCTTTACGTAACCTCGCGCGGGCTGACGAACGAGGCGTATTACGTCGCGCAAAAGGTCGCGCGCTTCCTCGGCACCAATAACGTAGACAACTCCGCGCGCATCTGCCACGCGCCCTCGACCGTCGCGATGAAACAGGCCCTCGGCGTCGCGGCTTCGACCGTGTCTTACAAGGATTGGATCGGCACTGACCTGCTTGTCTTTTTCGGCAGCAACACGCCGAACAACCAGCCGGTGACGACCAAATACATCTACTACGCCAAACAACAGGGCACGCGCGTCGCCGTCGTCAACCCTTACCGCGAACCGGGCCTCGAACGTTATTGGGTGCCGTCGGTGGCCGAAAGCGCGCTCTTCGGCACCAAGCTGGCCGACGAATTTTTCCAAGTCCACACCGGCGGCGACCGTACCTTTATCGCGGGCGTGCTCAAACACCTGATCGAAAACGAATGGACGAACGAAGCGTTCATCAATACGCACACCAACGGCTTTGCTGAATTGAAGGCGAAGCTGCGCGCTTACGATTGGAAATTGCTGGAAGCCGCCGCAGGCATAGCGCGCGCAGAGATGCTGCGTTTCGCCCGCCTGCTGGCCGAGGCGAAAACCGCCATCTTCGTTTGGTCAATGGGCATCACGCAGCACGCCGATGGCGTCGCCAATGTGCGCGCCATCGTTGACCTAGCCTTGGCGCGCGGTTTCATCGGCCAGCCCCACAGTGGCCTCGTCCCGATTCGCGGCCATTCCGGCGTACAAGGAGGCGCCGAAGTCGGTTGCGTGCCGAATCAATTTGCGATGGGAACCGCCGCTGATGCCGCAGGCGCGGCACACATGCGCACAGTCTGGGGCTTCGATCCGCCCACCACAAAAGGCTTGAACGCCGTGCAGATGATTGAAGCGGCGCACGCGGGCGAACTGGATTGGTTCTATCAGAGCGGCGGCAACTTTTTGGAAACGTTGCCGGAGCCTGATTTCGTGCGCACGGCATTGACGCGCGTGCCGTTGCGCGTGCATCAGGACATTGTTTTGAGTCCGCAGATGTTCGTTGAACCGCGCGAGACCGTGTTGCTGTTGCCCGCGCGCACCCGCTATGAACAAAGCGGCGGCGGCACCGAGACGACGACCGAACGCCGCATCCTCTTCAGCCCCGAAATTCCTGGTCGCCGCATCGGCGAGGCAAAGAACGAATGGGAGATTCCGATGTTGATCGCCGAACGCGCACACCCCGCTCGCGCACACCTGATTCATTTCACCGACGGCCAAGCCATCCGCAACGAAATCGCCCGCGCCGTGCCCGCTTACACAGGCATCGAAACGTTGCAAACAACCGGCGATCAGGTGCAATGGGGCGGCGCGCGGTTGTGCGAGTCGGAACAGGGCCAGCCAGCCTTCGCCACCGCCGACGGGCGCGCGCAGTTTTCGGTGCTCGAACTGGCGGCGGAAACTCCAGCGGGCAAGCTGCGGCTTTCGACGCGGCGCGGCAAACAGTTCAACAGCATGGTGCAAAGCGCGCGTGACCCCTTGAATGGCGCTCATCGCAATGACGTGCTGATGAATGCGGACGACGCGCGGCGGCTGGGGTTGAAAGAAGGTGATGCCATTCGCTTGCACAATGAAAGCGGCGAACTGCGCGGACGCTGCCGCCTCGCGCCCATCGCGCCCGGCAACGTGCAAGTGCACTGGCCCGAAGGCAACGTGCTGCTCAAACGCGGCGTGTGCGACCCCGAATGCGGCATCCCGGATTTCAACGCGTTGGTTGAGGTCGAACGTCTTGCCTAA
- a CDS encoding XisH family protein produces the protein MSRRDKIHDAVRQALTKDGWTITADPFEIEYEEARLRADLAAERMLAAERAEERIIVEIKSFLSPSPLHELQAAIGQYQMYLMCLETAAPERRLFLAISQPVWESLFTLKITQDFIRRFPLRLFVVNLQTEEIVLWKE, from the coding sequence ATGTCACGACGTGACAAAATCCACGACGCGGTCAGACAGGCGCTCACCAAGGACGGCTGGACGATCACGGCTGACCCGTTTGAAATCGAGTACGAGGAAGCGCGGTTGCGCGCAGACCTAGCCGCTGAGCGCATGCTGGCCGCCGAACGCGCTGAGGAACGCATCATCGTCGAAATCAAAAGCTTTCTCAGCCCTTCACCGCTGCACGAACTGCAAGCCGCCATCGGCCAATATCAGATGTACTTGATGTGCCTCGAAACGGCGGCCCCGGAACGACGATTATTTCTCGCCATCAGCCAGCCAGTTTGGGAGAGCTTGTTTACGCTGAAAATCACCCAGGATTTTATCCGCCGCTTCCCGCTGCGCCTCTTTGTCGTCAACCTGCAAACCGAGGAGATTGTGTTATGGAAAGAGTAA
- a CDS encoding XisI protein, with translation MERVTEYRRLIRQIMEAHARPAAASFPATGVEKLLIMDEERGHYLLLKLGWQGHQRIEWTLLHVRLKDGQIWIEHDLTEDGIATELLAAGVPQDDIVLAFHLPELRQYVEFTPARTAAALGA, from the coding sequence ATGGAAAGAGTAACGGAATACCGCCGCCTCATCCGGCAAATTATGGAAGCCCACGCCCGCCCCGCCGCCGCCAGCTTCCCCGCCACAGGCGTCGAAAAGCTGTTGATTATGGATGAGGAACGCGGCCATTACCTGTTGCTGAAATTGGGCTGGCAAGGGCATCAGCGTATCGAGTGGACGCTGCTGCACGTCAGACTCAAGGACGGCCAGATTTGGATCGAACACGACCTGACCGAAGACGGCATCGCCACGGAATTGCTCGCGGCCGGTGTGCCACAAGACGACATTGTGTTGGCTTTCCACCTGCCGGAACTGCGGCAGTACGTCGAATTCACGCCTGCCCGCACGGCGGCGGCGCTTGGCGCTTGA